The following coding sequences are from one Paenibacillus tundrae window:
- a CDS encoding FxsA family protein — translation MRRWMWAVLLIVPVIELFGFILMSDWIGAGKTLLLMILTSLIGIAMLQFEGRKVLVDAKTEMERGKVPGRKMVDGLFVFVGGFLLLIPGFVTDLIGFTLVFPLTRSVYRLFFLGWLEKKMKNGSIKFYRRP, via the coding sequence ATGCGTAGATGGATGTGGGCTGTACTGCTCATCGTTCCGGTTATTGAACTGTTTGGTTTTATTCTTATGAGCGACTGGATCGGAGCGGGAAAGACGCTGCTTCTTATGATTCTCACGTCCTTGATCGGTATAGCAATGTTGCAATTTGAAGGACGGAAAGTGCTTGTGGATGCCAAAACCGAGATGGAACGAGGTAAAGTGCCTGGCCGAAAAATGGTCGATGGACTATTTGTTTTCGTTGGGGGATTTTTGCTACTGATTCCGGGTTTTGTTACGGATCTCATCGGGTTTACATTGGTGTTTCCATTAACACGTTCGGTGTATCGTCTGTTTTTCTTAGGATGGCTTGAGAAAAAAATGAAAAATGGCAGTATCAAATTTTATCGCCGTCCGTAA
- a CDS encoding acyl-CoA thioesterase: MEQNGTGNWYAANLRVRYQESDQMGVVYHANYLNWFEIGRTEMIRQMGYTYRKMEEQGLLLPVTGLDVKYHKPARYDDEIVIFTRIAAFSGLRLNYEYDVRRVTADNGVNSIGQRVWSSDESRPGERLVTGSTQHVWVNGDWKVVRLDKVASELYSALEKVWLSGKE, translated from the coding sequence ATGGAGCAAAATGGAACAGGGAATTGGTATGCGGCGAACCTCCGCGTGCGTTATCAAGAGAGTGACCAGATGGGTGTTGTCTATCACGCGAACTATTTAAATTGGTTTGAGATCGGTCGAACTGAGATGATTCGCCAAATGGGGTATACATATCGTAAAATGGAGGAACAGGGGTTACTACTTCCCGTAACCGGGCTGGATGTGAAATATCATAAACCTGCAAGGTACGATGATGAAATTGTGATTTTCACCCGAATTGCTGCATTTAGCGGTCTACGACTGAATTACGAATATGATGTAAGACGAGTGACTGCAGACAATGGTGTGAACAGCATAGGACAGCGAGTGTGGTCATCTGATGAATCTAGACCAGGAGAACGATTAGTCACAGGCTCTACCCAACATGTATGGGTGAACGGCGACTGGAAGGTAGTAAGGCTGGATAAGGTAGCCTCTGAGCTCTACAGTGCACTTGAGAAAGTGTGGCTCTCAGGAAAGGAGTAA
- a CDS encoding phosphatidylglycerophosphatase A family protein codes for MSYEIVEAMLARRGVQIEAIAEIVYHLQKGYHPELTMDDCVISVKSVLQKREVQYTLYTGIALDELAEKRLLPQPLQAIMEADESLYGVDETLALGITHVFGMIGLTSFGYLDKEKIGIIHDLNEHGSAIHVFLDDLVAGLAAAASARIAHKNIKAKKYPGDV; via the coding sequence ATGTCATATGAAATCGTAGAAGCTATGCTGGCCCGGCGGGGTGTACAGATTGAAGCGATCGCGGAGATTGTATATCATCTGCAAAAAGGGTACCACCCGGAACTGACCATGGATGATTGTGTCATCAGTGTTAAATCTGTACTGCAAAAACGTGAGGTGCAGTATACGCTGTACACGGGCATAGCCCTTGACGAGCTTGCAGAGAAACGTTTGTTGCCTCAGCCGTTACAAGCTATTATGGAAGCGGACGAATCCTTGTACGGAGTGGACGAGACTCTGGCGCTTGGCATTACACATGTATTTGGTATGATTGGTTTAACTAGCTTTGGTTATCTGGACAAAGAAAAAATAGGCATTATTCATGACCTGAATGAGCACGGATCGGCCATTCACGTGTTTCTGGACGATCTTGTTGCAGGGCTTGCAGCTGCTGCTTCCGCTCGTATTGCGCACAAAAATATTAAAGCCAAGAAATATCCCGGTGATGTATAA
- a CDS encoding DRTGG domain-containing protein: protein MDGQEENVTKHEQLLQHIEQLKVGSKISVRGLARELGVSEGTAYRAVKEAENFGMVVTKERIGTVRIEKRPRGMTEQLTFADVVTIVEGHVLGGSDGLAKPLHKYVIGAMKEQAMARYIDAGSLLIVGNRDNAHSLALEQGAGVLITGGFGTSREVRLLADELGLPIISSRHDTFTVASMINRAIFDRLIKKKIMLVEDIIGQKPRLQVLKVTSSASDFHKLVGETGEHRFPVVDEWNRVIGIVSLKDVSELKEDQSIEKCVVRRPVTASLQTSLASAAQIMTWEGIDFLPIVDRNRKLIASVTRKEVLQAMRDAQKQPQLGETFDHLIWNGFAEERGEQNELMFHGFIIPQMATDLGTISEGVLLNIMTQAGRRAAWDVTGNDHVVDNVTTYFVRPVQIEDQILVRPIILETSRRTCKMDIVITRDGSVVCKAVMTLQSIDHA, encoded by the coding sequence TTGGACGGACAAGAAGAGAATGTAACGAAGCATGAACAACTGCTACAGCATATCGAACAATTGAAGGTTGGTAGTAAAATATCTGTTCGTGGATTAGCGCGAGAGCTTGGGGTAAGTGAAGGTACAGCATACCGCGCGGTGAAAGAGGCAGAGAACTTTGGGATGGTTGTGACCAAGGAAAGAATCGGAACCGTTCGAATTGAGAAAAGACCTCGGGGCATGACAGAGCAGCTTACTTTTGCCGATGTGGTTACGATTGTAGAAGGACATGTGCTCGGCGGCAGTGACGGACTTGCCAAACCGCTCCATAAATACGTGATCGGTGCTATGAAAGAACAAGCGATGGCTCGTTATATTGATGCAGGCAGTTTGTTGATTGTTGGTAACCGTGATAATGCACACTCACTTGCCCTGGAGCAGGGGGCTGGTGTATTGATTACTGGGGGCTTTGGAACAAGTCGTGAGGTGCGTTTGTTGGCTGATGAACTTGGGCTACCCATTATCTCTTCCAGACATGATACATTCACTGTGGCCTCTATGATCAACCGAGCAATCTTTGACCGACTGATCAAGAAAAAAATCATGCTGGTTGAGGATATCATCGGTCAGAAACCACGACTTCAGGTGCTTAAGGTGACCAGTTCTGCGTCTGATTTCCACAAGCTGGTCGGAGAGACAGGAGAACATCGCTTTCCTGTGGTGGATGAATGGAACCGTGTTATTGGGATTGTGAGTCTCAAAGATGTGAGTGAATTGAAAGAAGATCAGAGTATTGAGAAATGTGTAGTACGCCGCCCGGTTACGGCCTCACTGCAGACCTCTCTCGCTTCGGCTGCTCAGATTATGACCTGGGAGGGAATTGATTTCCTGCCGATCGTGGATCGGAACCGTAAATTGATTGCTTCCGTGACACGCAAAGAAGTCCTTCAGGCGATGCGGGATGCTCAGAAGCAACCCCAGCTCGGGGAGACCTTTGATCATCTGATCTGGAACGGATTCGCCGAAGAACGCGGAGAGCAGAATGAACTGATGTTCCATGGATTTATTATTCCGCAGATGGCGACGGATCTTGGAACAATCTCAGAAGGGGTTCTCCTTAACATAATGACACAAGCCGGACGCCGTGCTGCATGGGACGTGACGGGCAATGACCATGTTGTGGATAATGTGACTACCTATTTCGTCAGACCGGTGCAGATCGAAGATCAGATTTTGGTTCGTCCGATTATTTTGGAGACAAGCCGCCGTACCTGCAAAATGGACATTGTGATTACACGTGATGGAAGTGTAGTATGCAAAGCGGTCATGACCTTACAATCCATTGATCATGCGTAG
- a CDS encoding acetyl-CoA carboxylase carboxyltransferase subunit alpha, whose product MAGELPYEAPLVEMRKKIEELVQFGQEKGIDFTDEIARLEERYHRLEEEIYSGITAAQKMHLARHQQRPTALDLIQLIFTDFIELHGDRMFGDDLAVVGGLAKLDGKTVTVIGQQRGKDTKDNIARFFGSAHPEGFRKGLRLMKQADKFGRPIITFIDTKGAYPGNTAEERGQSEAIARNLMEMAKLSVPVIVVVIGEGGSGGALALAVGNRVLMLEHAIYSAISPNGAASILWKDATKADQAAEAMKITAKDLLEMNVIEDIIPEPRGGAHRDYEASAAAIHEALIRHLDEMKGWSSDQLKQDRYEKFRKIGSVTFESPVPDQAPQPPAEVDVVNNLSGNAE is encoded by the coding sequence ATGGCGGGTGAGTTGCCATATGAAGCGCCTCTGGTTGAGATGCGCAAAAAGATTGAAGAGCTCGTACAGTTCGGTCAGGAAAAAGGCATCGATTTCACAGACGAGATTGCGCGTCTGGAGGAACGTTATCATAGACTGGAAGAAGAAATATACTCTGGCATCACAGCGGCTCAGAAAATGCATCTGGCTCGGCATCAACAGCGCCCAACAGCTCTCGATCTAATTCAGTTGATTTTTACGGATTTCATTGAGCTGCATGGTGACCGTATGTTCGGCGATGATCTGGCTGTTGTTGGTGGATTAGCGAAGCTAGATGGCAAAACAGTTACCGTCATCGGACAGCAGCGGGGGAAGGATACGAAAGACAATATCGCCCGCTTTTTCGGGAGCGCTCATCCGGAAGGTTTCCGGAAAGGGCTTCGTCTCATGAAGCAAGCTGACAAATTCGGACGTCCAATTATTACGTTTATTGATACTAAAGGAGCGTATCCGGGTAATACTGCTGAAGAGAGAGGTCAATCGGAGGCTATTGCTCGTAACCTAATGGAGATGGCCAAACTGTCTGTGCCAGTTATTGTTGTCGTTATTGGTGAAGGCGGAAGCGGTGGCGCACTTGCACTAGCCGTAGGTAACCGTGTGCTCATGCTGGAGCATGCCATCTACTCAGCGATCTCTCCGAATGGAGCAGCTTCGATTCTGTGGAAGGATGCAACGAAGGCAGATCAGGCTGCAGAAGCCATGAAGATTACTGCCAAAGATCTACTGGAAATGAACGTTATTGAGGATATCATACCTGAACCTCGTGGCGGGGCTCACCGGGATTATGAAGCATCTGCGGCAGCCATTCATGAGGCTCTGATCCGTCATCTGGATGAGATGAAAGGGTGGAGCAGCGACCAATTGAAGCAGGATCGCTATGAGAAGTTCCGTAAGATTGGCTCGGTCACATTTGAATCTCCAGTCCCAGATCAAGCTCCTCAACCACCTGCAGAAGTGGATGTTGTGAATAATTTGTCGGGAAATGCTGAATGA
- a CDS encoding YtpI family protein, with protein MFIEVLKYSLIAIFTLTLVCAAVNSIRSHRSTHPAATGVYRSWTNIWMGAMLIVLALILMFVFSGSTLSIVVEALFLLVGAYNLFAGFRNRSHYARLQQQAEGRSPHPSSPSV; from the coding sequence GTGTTTATTGAAGTACTCAAGTACAGCCTTATTGCCATCTTCACATTGACCCTGGTCTGTGCCGCCGTGAATAGTATTCGTTCCCATCGAAGCACACACCCTGCTGCCACAGGAGTGTATCGTTCCTGGACAAACATCTGGATGGGTGCAATGCTCATTGTACTGGCTCTAATCCTCATGTTTGTCTTTAGCGGCTCAACATTATCCATCGTTGTGGAAGCGCTATTTTTGCTAGTGGGTGCATACAATCTGTTTGCTGGTTTCCGTAACCGTAGTCATTATGCTCGGCTGCAGCAACAGGCAGAAGGCAGATCACCTCATCCATCTAGCCCATCCGTATAA
- the pyk gene encoding pyruvate kinase yields MRKTKIVCTIGPSSESLENTKKLIMAGMNVARLNFSHGDFDEHGGRIKAIRQACEELNKTVAILLDTKGPEIRTGKLEVEPIELVQDEYITLTTEEILGTKERLSITYADLPNDVEPGSTILIDDGLIGLTVVEVQGTEIKCRIVNGGSIKSKKGVNVPGVAISLPGITEKDANDIVFGIEQGVDFIAASFVRKASDVLEIRELLEKHNAGHIQIISKIENQQGVDNLDEILEVSDGLMVARGDLGVEIPAEEVPLVQKRMIEKCNVAGKPVITATQMLDSMQRNPRPTRAEASDVANAIFDGTDAIMLSGETAAGKYPVESVLTMSRIAEKAESALPYQELYLKQRVAQQTTVTEAISQSVALSAQDLNAKAIITSTESGHTARMISKYRPESPIIAVTTEDRTSRRLALAWGVTPVKGRLVDSTDALFENAIEGGVKSGLVKEGDLVVITAGVPLGRSGSTNLIKVSQIPNQA; encoded by the coding sequence ATGCGCAAAACGAAAATTGTATGTACGATTGGCCCATCCAGTGAATCACTGGAAAACACGAAAAAATTGATTATGGCCGGTATGAATGTGGCCCGTCTGAACTTCTCCCACGGTGATTTCGATGAGCACGGCGGACGGATCAAAGCGATTCGCCAAGCATGCGAAGAACTTAACAAAACAGTAGCGATCCTGCTGGACACCAAAGGACCGGAAATTCGGACAGGTAAACTCGAAGTTGAGCCAATTGAATTGGTTCAAGACGAGTACATCACTTTGACAACAGAAGAGATTCTGGGAACCAAAGAACGTCTTTCCATTACGTATGCAGATCTCCCAAATGATGTTGAGCCGGGATCTACAATTCTGATCGACGACGGTCTGATCGGACTGACTGTGGTGGAAGTGCAAGGCACCGAGATCAAATGCCGTATCGTTAACGGTGGTTCGATCAAGAGCAAAAAAGGTGTTAACGTTCCGGGCGTTGCTATTTCTCTGCCGGGTATCACTGAAAAAGATGCTAACGATATCGTATTTGGTATTGAGCAAGGTGTCGATTTCATCGCGGCTTCTTTTGTGCGTAAAGCTAGTGACGTACTTGAGATTCGTGAATTGCTTGAAAAACATAATGCTGGACATATTCAAATCATCTCCAAAATTGAGAACCAACAAGGTGTTGACAACTTGGACGAAATCCTTGAAGTGTCTGACGGTCTGATGGTTGCTCGTGGAGACCTGGGTGTTGAAATTCCTGCTGAAGAAGTACCATTGGTACAAAAACGTATGATCGAAAAATGTAACGTTGCAGGTAAACCGGTTATCACAGCTACACAAATGCTGGATTCCATGCAACGTAACCCACGTCCAACTCGTGCTGAAGCAAGTGACGTGGCTAATGCGATCTTTGACGGTACTGATGCAATCATGTTGTCTGGTGAGACAGCTGCGGGTAAATACCCAGTTGAATCCGTTCTGACCATGTCTCGCATCGCTGAAAAAGCAGAATCTGCTCTGCCTTACCAAGAGCTGTATCTGAAGCAACGTGTTGCTCAACAAACAACTGTAACTGAAGCAATCAGCCAATCGGTTGCATTGTCAGCTCAAGATCTGAACGCAAAAGCGATCATTACTTCGACTGAATCAGGACATACAGCACGTATGATCTCGAAATATCGTCCAGAATCACCAATCATCGCTGTAACAACAGAAGACAGAACTTCCCGCCGTCTCGCACTGGCTTGGGGTGTAACACCTGTCAAAGGTAGATTGGTTGATTCCACAGATGCATTGTTTGAAAATGCAATCGAAGGCGGAGTGAAATCCGGACTTGTTAAAGAAGGCGACCTGGTTGTTATTACAGCTGGTGTACCTTTGGGTCGTTCCGGTTCCACGAACCTGATCAAAGTAAGCCAAATTCCAAACCAAGCTTAA
- the accD gene encoding acetyl-CoA carboxylase, carboxyltransferase subunit beta, whose translation MFKDIFQKKRKYATIPSERALQGEGQEVSERPKREIPEGLMNKCSKCGTIQYSKELEKNLKVCPSCGYHMRLNAMERIAMILDEQGFVEHDADMVSVDPLGFPGYSSKLEQQRLKSGLKEAVITGEGTIEGLPVVVAVMSFDFFTGSMGSVVGEKITRAIEYATEKRLPIIIFSTSGGARMQESILSLMQMAKTSAALSRLDEQGGLYISVITDPTTGGVSASFASLGDINIAEPGAVFGFAGRIVIEQTIRQKLPDDFQTAEFNMQHGQLDLVVHRKELRTTLAKLLDMHSEKGGV comes from the coding sequence GTGTTCAAAGATATATTCCAGAAGAAAAGGAAGTACGCCACCATACCTTCCGAGCGTGCGCTTCAAGGCGAAGGTCAGGAAGTGAGTGAGCGCCCAAAACGAGAAATACCTGAAGGGCTAATGAACAAGTGCAGCAAGTGTGGCACGATTCAATATAGTAAGGAATTAGAGAAGAACCTGAAGGTTTGTCCTTCTTGTGGTTACCATATGCGTCTTAACGCAATGGAACGTATCGCGATGATTTTGGATGAGCAAGGATTCGTGGAACATGATGCGGATATGGTATCAGTTGATCCCCTTGGCTTCCCAGGGTATAGCAGCAAGCTGGAGCAGCAACGTCTGAAATCCGGTTTGAAGGAAGCTGTTATTACTGGTGAAGGTACGATTGAAGGCTTACCCGTTGTAGTAGCGGTTATGAGCTTTGACTTCTTTACAGGTAGTATGGGTTCAGTGGTTGGAGAGAAAATCACCCGTGCTATTGAATATGCTACAGAGAAGCGACTGCCTATTATTATATTCTCTACATCGGGTGGTGCTCGGATGCAAGAGAGTATTCTCAGCTTGATGCAGATGGCCAAAACGAGTGCAGCGTTGTCCCGATTAGATGAACAGGGCGGCCTGTATATTTCAGTGATTACAGATCCGACTACCGGCGGTGTTTCGGCGAGCTTTGCGAGCTTAGGCGATATTAACATTGCTGAACCGGGAGCTGTATTTGGCTTTGCCGGTAGAATTGTTATTGAACAGACAATTCGTCAGAAACTGCCTGATGATTTCCAAACAGCAGAATTTAATATGCAGCATGGACAGCTGGACTTGGTGGTTCACCGGAAAGAACTTCGTACAACCCTTGCCAAGCTTCTAGATATGCATAGTGAAAAAGGAGGGGTCTAA
- a CDS encoding YtrH family sporulation protein — protein sequence MSTFLSKAILDFFIAFGIVLGGAMIGGIGAVISLQPPTQTMLDISGKIKIWALAAAVGGTIDPMRVIESNFFDGNLSPAVKQILYLISAFMGAHMGTELVKWVCGGGRG from the coding sequence ATGAGCACATTTTTGTCCAAAGCTATTCTTGATTTCTTTATCGCATTTGGGATCGTACTTGGCGGTGCCATGATTGGAGGGATTGGAGCTGTCATTTCTCTTCAGCCACCTACGCAGACAATGCTAGATATTTCAGGCAAAATAAAAATATGGGCGCTTGCAGCGGCAGTCGGAGGTACGATTGATCCCATGCGTGTCATCGAAAGTAATTTCTTTGACGGTAATCTATCACCAGCAGTCAAACAAATCTTGTATCTCATCTCAGCCTTCATGGGCGCTCATATGGGAACCGAACTTGTGAAATGGGTCTGCGGCGGCGGACGTGGCTGA
- a CDS encoding DNA polymerase III subunit alpha, with protein sequence MSSFVHLHVHSEYSLLDGAARISDLVDRAADLGMTSLALTDHGVMYGAIPFYKACVARGIKPIIGCEAYMTAGSRKERGSRKDQPIHHLILLAKNMTGYRNLMKLCSIGHLEGFHYKPRIDMESLQAHHEGIICLSACLGGEVPQHLLHGREEEARRAALRYKNIFGEDFYLELQDHGLSEQKRVNPQLMKLAAELEIPLVVTNDAHYLLEEDAELQDVLICIGTGKTVDDETRLRIGTNQLYLKSGEDMARLFPHVPEAIANTVRIADSCELELEFGKSILPEYRPLPEGQSPSTYLRQLCEVGMEERYSNTVRWTDKEQRSELEQRLDYELRVIDSMGFSDYFLIVWDFIAYAHSQNIVTGPGRGSSAGSIVAYTLKITDVDPMKYNLLFERFLNPERISMPDIDIDFSDERRDEVIDYVADKYGKAHVAQIITFGTMAARAAVRDVGRALNVPYGEVDKAAKLIPAQLGINIQRAMETTPELMTLYETKPKTRELLDMAMKVEGMPRHASTHAAGVVISRDPLTDAVPLQEGSEGTALTQYSMENLEAIGLLKMDFLGLRTLSIIERCLRWIGEHGEVPDFRHIPDDDAQTYEMLGRGDTMGIFQLESAGIRRVMKDMKPSVFEDIISVLALYRPGPMEFISKYIQGKHGQIAVDYPHADLEPILKDTYGIIVYQEQIMQIASRMAGFSLGEADLLRRAVSKKKREVLDLERGHFVQGSLKQGYSEAEADLVYDMIVKFANYGFPRAHAAAYGVLAFQTAYLKAHYPVHFMASMLTAVMGSHRKVAEYVVECRRMEIEVLPPDVNESGILFTPVFTATTSSDRQESNATTQTDENTEEEATNGHDDGYDHAHYGDAPLPDDPGPEPGEEGATYEWQTSTAITEPSAKPEGTGVVTAATAGYSSEEENSASQPAVSFTDAGSSVESDEEAQTLTTPGAIRFGLAAVKNVGTQAMESIMIVRKERPFDSLLDFCRRVDLRVCNKRVIESLIQAGAFDSLPGHRAQLLAMLDETVEAALKWRKEREDLQIQLFDFVETPNWEIEYPEIPPFSASQQLELERELLGLYLSGHPLDDFEKILESSGADRIMELTEAADDTMAVAAGMVVSVKSITTKQGKAMAFMELEDQIERCEVVLFPEVWRRSQQVIGKGELLVVRAKVQQQDEGFKLLAEEVAQLTPAALEQQLRSRERRAKPGSASRPAAAPKQPAGAGVGAGAQPSGVGSAAVRGSDAARGDTAGARSAPSGRPGAGSAEPTRRPQAVEQRVFVKISPQAETPEMLARLKQLLEQHPGPVATVLFYEQQQKLLALSDGYRIKPSPTLIAEMENMLGEGTVKIK encoded by the coding sequence ATGAGTTCTTTTGTGCATTTGCATGTTCACAGTGAGTATAGTTTGCTGGACGGCGCTGCGCGTATTTCGGATCTCGTGGACAGAGCTGCAGATCTCGGAATGACATCACTTGCGCTAACCGATCACGGCGTGATGTATGGCGCTATTCCTTTTTATAAAGCGTGCGTAGCACGGGGTATTAAGCCGATTATCGGATGTGAGGCGTATATGACTGCGGGCTCTCGCAAAGAGCGGGGAAGTCGTAAGGATCAGCCGATTCATCATTTGATTTTGCTGGCGAAGAATATGACAGGTTACCGTAATCTGATGAAGCTATGTTCGATCGGTCATTTGGAAGGTTTCCATTATAAGCCACGGATTGATATGGAGAGCTTGCAGGCACATCACGAGGGCATCATATGTTTAAGTGCGTGTCTGGGCGGAGAGGTGCCCCAGCATTTGCTGCACGGACGAGAAGAGGAAGCACGGCGGGCAGCGCTGCGTTACAAAAACATTTTCGGAGAAGACTTCTATCTTGAACTTCAGGATCATGGCCTCTCGGAGCAAAAACGTGTCAATCCACAGCTAATGAAATTAGCTGCTGAGCTGGAAATTCCGCTCGTAGTGACGAATGATGCTCATTATCTGTTAGAAGAGGATGCGGAGCTCCAGGATGTGCTGATCTGCATCGGGACAGGTAAGACTGTTGATGATGAAACTCGGCTGCGGATTGGAACGAACCAGCTGTACCTGAAAAGTGGGGAAGACATGGCGCGCTTGTTCCCTCATGTGCCTGAAGCTATAGCCAATACCGTTCGCATTGCGGATTCTTGTGAATTGGAGCTGGAGTTTGGCAAATCTATTTTGCCTGAATATAGACCTCTCCCAGAAGGACAGAGCCCATCTACGTATTTGCGTCAATTGTGCGAGGTAGGTATGGAAGAACGGTATAGCAACACCGTGCGGTGGACGGACAAGGAGCAGCGTTCAGAGCTGGAGCAGCGATTGGATTATGAGCTTCGGGTGATTGATAGCATGGGATTCTCCGATTATTTCCTTATCGTATGGGACTTTATCGCTTATGCTCACAGTCAGAACATTGTGACCGGACCCGGTCGGGGTTCATCCGCAGGTAGTATCGTAGCCTACACGCTGAAAATCACAGATGTTGATCCTATGAAGTACAACCTGCTCTTCGAGCGGTTTCTGAATCCTGAACGGATCTCCATGCCCGATATCGATATTGACTTCAGCGATGAACGTCGGGATGAAGTCATTGATTATGTTGCGGACAAGTACGGAAAAGCGCATGTAGCACAGATTATTACCTTTGGTACGATGGCTGCTCGTGCAGCAGTACGTGATGTTGGACGTGCACTCAACGTGCCGTATGGCGAAGTAGATAAAGCCGCGAAGCTGATTCCGGCTCAGCTAGGCATCAATATTCAGCGGGCGATGGAAACGACGCCTGAATTGATGACCTTGTATGAGACTAAACCGAAAACACGTGAGCTGTTGGATATGGCGATGAAGGTAGAAGGTATGCCTCGTCATGCCTCCACACACGCAGCCGGAGTGGTCATCTCTCGGGATCCGCTGACAGACGCTGTTCCGCTGCAAGAAGGCAGTGAGGGCACTGCTCTGACGCAATATTCTATGGAGAATTTAGAGGCCATCGGATTGCTCAAAATGGACTTTCTCGGATTACGTACCCTTTCTATTATTGAGCGTTGTCTTCGTTGGATTGGGGAGCATGGAGAGGTGCCAGATTTCCGCCATATCCCAGACGATGATGCACAGACGTATGAGATGCTGGGGCGCGGCGATACGATGGGCATTTTCCAATTAGAGTCTGCGGGAATTCGGCGTGTCATGAAGGACATGAAACCAAGCGTATTCGAGGATATTATCTCCGTGCTGGCTCTGTATCGGCCAGGCCCAATGGAGTTTATATCCAAATATATTCAGGGTAAGCACGGTCAAATAGCAGTGGATTATCCGCATGCCGACCTTGAGCCAATCCTGAAAGATACTTACGGTATCATTGTCTATCAGGAGCAAATCATGCAGATTGCTTCGCGGATGGCAGGTTTCTCACTGGGTGAAGCCGACTTGCTGCGTAGAGCCGTGTCGAAGAAAAAACGGGAAGTGCTGGATCTGGAGCGCGGACACTTTGTTCAGGGTAGCCTGAAACAGGGATATAGTGAAGCAGAGGCAGATTTGGTCTACGATATGATCGTCAAATTTGCAAACTACGGTTTCCCGCGTGCCCATGCTGCCGCTTATGGTGTACTGGCTTTCCAAACGGCGTATCTCAAAGCCCATTATCCCGTTCATTTTATGGCGTCCATGCTGACAGCTGTAATGGGTAGCCACCGAAAAGTTGCAGAGTATGTCGTGGAGTGTCGCCGGATGGAGATTGAGGTATTACCACCGGATGTGAACGAGAGTGGTATTTTGTTTACGCCGGTCTTTACTGCTACTACTTCTTCTGATCGACAGGAAAGTAATGCTACAACTCAAACCGATGAGAACACGGAAGAAGAAGCTACGAATGGTCATGATGATGGCTATGACCATGCACACTACGGTGATGCACCTCTTCCAGATGATCCTGGGCCTGAGCCCGGAGAAGAGGGTGCTACTTATGAGTGGCAGACATCCACTGCCATAACCGAACCTTCTGCGAAGCCCGAAGGGACGGGCGTTGTCACAGCTGCTACAGCAGGGTATTCGAGCGAGGAAGAGAACTCAGCTTCACAGCCGGCGGTTTCATTTACAGATGCAGGGTCATCGGTGGAATCGGACGAGGAAGCACAGACGCTTACAACGCCAGGTGCCATTCGCTTTGGTCTTGCTGCAGTCAAAAACGTAGGTACCCAAGCGATGGAAAGCATCATGATTGTGCGTAAGGAACGACCTTTTGACAGCCTGCTCGACTTTTGTCGACGTGTCGATCTGCGGGTGTGTAATAAACGGGTAATTGAATCGCTGATCCAAGCGGGAGCTTTTGATTCGTTGCCCGGTCATCGAGCACAGTTACTTGCGATGCTGGATGAAACGGTGGAGGCCGCGCTGAAATGGCGTAAGGAACGTGAGGACTTACAGATTCAATTGTTTGATTTTGTGGAGACACCGAATTGGGAGATCGAATATCCGGAAATTCCACCGTTTTCTGCAAGTCAGCAGTTGGAGCTAGAGCGCGAATTGCTCGGTCTGTATCTCTCTGGACATCCGCTGGATGATTTTGAGAAAATACTTGAATCCAGCGGCGCAGATCGGATTATGGAATTGACCGAGGCGGCCGATGATACGATGGCGGTTGCGGCGGGCATGGTTGTCTCTGTGAAGTCGATTACGACGAAACAGGGGAAAGCGATGGCGTTCATGGAGCTTGAAGACCAGATTGAACGCTGTGAAGTAGTTCTCTTTCCCGAAGTATGGCGGCGAAGCCAGCAGGTGATCGGGAAAGGTGAACTGCTCGTCGTGCGTGCCAAAGTGCAGCAGCAGGACGAAGGGTTTAAGCTGCTGGCTGAGGAGGTGGCGCAGCTCACACCGGCGGCACTGGAACAGCAGCTACGCAGTCGCGAACGGCGTGCGAAGCCCGGCAGCGCATCGCGCCCAGCGGCTGCGCCGAAGCAGCCGGCTGGTGCGGGTGTTGGAGCTGGAGCGCAGCCTAGCGGCGTAGGCTCTGCAGCAGTGCGCGGCAGCGATGCTGCAAGGGGTGACACAGCCGGGGCGAGAAGCGCTCCGAGCGGACGCCCCGGTGCAGGCAGTGCGGAGCCGACTCGTCGGCCCCAGGCGGTGGAGCAGCGAGTATTTGTGAAGATTAGCCCTCAGGCGGAGACGCCCGAGATGCTGGCGCGGTTGAAGCAGCTTCTGGAGCAGCATCCGGGGCCTGTAGCCACTGTGCTCTTCTATGAGCAGCAGCAGAAGCTACTTGCACTTAGTGACGGCTATCGAATCAAGCCTTCTCCAACCCTCATTGCCGAAATGGAGAACATGCTTGGTGAAGGAACCGTCAAAATTAAATAG